A single Dreissena polymorpha isolate Duluth1 chromosome 14, UMN_Dpol_1.0, whole genome shotgun sequence DNA region contains:
- the LOC127857070 gene encoding nascent polypeptide-associated complex subunit alpha, muscle-specific form-like isoform X23 codes for MLYANIVVIKRNGSDGASFPLTSTSCLFGRNHDCDIRIQLPQVGLEHCRLEVNENKEVFLVNLNKGHQVEVNGKPIQDSVQLNHKDVFSIIDRLFRLEFPTLSPQKMLKTPSSTPKATSKTPGKSPAISRKQSPSPGRHATPLAGHQPRGRTPKPSPKSILVAQNTPVSVKTTPIARPGSTPSSVKSVSKTKLTPRALSTPVVDMSQPGSSKKPFTSKTNSMNILANPIVEAVKQSTHSVPSPKVATPKQATPKPASAKVATPKPATPTVASPKVSTPKPANPRVASPKVATPKPATPRAESPRVATPKPATPRAASPKVATPKPATPRAQSPKVATPKPATSRAASPKVATPKPATPRAASPKVATPKPATPRAASPKVATPKPATSRAASPKVATPKPATPGAASPKVATPKPATPRAASPKVATPKPATPRAESPKVATPKPATYRAASPKVATPKPATPKAASPKVATPDPATPKPASTNVASPKPATPRAASPKVATPKPATPKAASPKKTPKSTTPLAWTTTPKVIFDTNNSAGKKTKDTPKAKNPVTPKSSSKKRPADDQGSAVAPSAKRKRVSFGPKLSPELFVKKLPPSTPVRRGALPPRVVELPKPSSSPLLKRRSLAAPQKSPIREESPAKKSSPKSAKKTLATVPGTPDAPSTSVSTAPAEKSPKGRSPSPKKPAGRSRSVSPAKKSQSPSSKGRRSTPLAAVSKSDTPVAVVAPLPSTPTTKEQSPKKSPKNTTPSQQRSRSVSPSKRSPKSSSPRSHSASPAQSPKSSKKTQLHQAVVNPVAEVARPPSPRKSTSPFKKASSETPKSQPKLSSPKTLPSKASSKAASPKRARSLSSSTKSTPKSGRKSSPVKSAKKLAKKSSRKSAGDANLKGLKRLMKTPKNKTNNNINESFTGLADMLLQSTPIISTPASARSKARPASPVNTVVESAAVPAVESASVLKAVKTPKSIKKSTPKSATLKSIKKTPRMEKNLKRKRSSPGMIVTVAVKRMKIGSPTPTKTLSPPVSLKKAVALRAIHGKKATPKLPKKTWADIVKKPAAVKTTPPKQQQSGPLVTAEGKNRTPPTVVRKAFPKTPRTKAALLAPSTGHIESPVTIIIGKKNRLVSKTPLRLPKKGRKSMIKKDKKKSMGRMSLGGVADLFTTPPQKSPVSSLSTPASNVGTPDSVLYADIPDTPNGPGEMFVSPLSVGKKSARKSVNLVGVKELFKGKTPAKSPSTPSGLKRMLASPKPTASPASPSGVARLFATPVSKPKASPAKSSSKKLTARKAVTNPKTVSPLSARGKKRALSPADFPLSKKPKLSGDVRAAVVESPVPATPKPARGTRNGGLKKLKTPVKTLKRTPKSKAVVKEVKSASPAKKGRSTRAGLKADTPAKSATQVKEAAVTVEASPAKKGRRGKPATPAKKTPVKKAAAAEKASVVVVDVPTPVEEKVAASPAKKGRATRRGKPASPAKKTPVKKTPVKKTPVKKTAVAKKTPEAISAPATEVSVPAPVQEEKVAASPVKKGRATRRGKPATPVKKTPVKKTPVKKTPVKKTPVKKTAVAKKAPEAISAPAPEVNVPAPVQEEKVATPVIAKLTGGRRAKVVVSPLKKSTKSAKKSPTPAKRGRAATAAVPLLETAAEQVTTVQQSAPTMEKVSTPAKASPVKKGRSTRRGKAASPVKKTPVKKAQATKAAPKPVTPVVQQEAIKVNSPVKSSPVKQGRTTRRGKAASPVKKTPVKKGQVTKAAPKTATPVKEQEVIKVATPAKATPAKKGRATRAAPKPATLVVEAPTVENTSQKRKAEVVDTVPAKKGKAASAETFVTATEPTVVVSPAKKGRAATRRGKAASPAKKGSSTKIAPVVAALVAEPEPVIVTVVKAKPGKRKAAEPGVAASPKKVKAAPQPSVKADSPVKAKRSTKGKEATPKVKKEKLAVKKATPAKRVTRARR; via the exons GTTTTTCTGGTAAACTTGAATAAAGGTCACCAGGTGGAAGTAAACGGAAAGCCAATTCAGGATTCTGTTCAACTGAATCACAAAGACGTGTTCTCCATCATCGATAGGTTATTTCGTCTTGAATTTCCTACACTATCACCTCAGAAGATGCTGAAGACCCCATCATCCACCCCAAAG GCCACGTCAAAAACCCCTGGAAAATCGCCTGCAATCTCCCGCAAGCAGTCCCCCTCACCAGGACGCCATGCCACCCCTTTAGCCGGTCACCAGCCAAGAGGAAGAACACCAAAACCTTCACCAAAGTCCATACTAGTTGCCCAGAATACTCCAGTGTCTGTTAAAACCACACCTATTGCAAGACCGGGTTCAACTCCATCTTCTGTTAAATCTGTTTCTAAAACCAAGCTCACTCCAAGGGCTTTGTCAACTCCAGTTGTTGACATGAGCCAACCCGGTTCTTCAAAGAAGCCTTTTACATCTAAGACAAATTCAATGAATATTTTGGCGAATCCAATAGTGGAGGCTGTAAAACAATCTACACATAGCGTTCCAAGTCCTAAGGTTGCAACACCCAAACAAGCTACTCCTAAGCCAGCAAGCGCAAAGGTAGCCACTCCTAAGCCAGCAACTCCAACGGTGGCAAGTCCGAAGGTATCTACCCCTAAGCCAGCAAACCCAAGGGTGGCAAGTCCAAAGGTTGCCACTCCTAAGCCAGCAACACCTAGGGCCGAAAGTCCTAGGGTAGCCACTCCTAAACCAGCAACACCTAGAGCTGCAAGTCCAAAGGTAGCCACTCCTAAACCAGCAACACCTAGGGCCCAAAGTCCAAAGGTAGCCACTCCTAAACCAGCAACATCTAGGGCCGCAAGTCCAAAGGTAGCCACTCCTAAACCAGCAACACCTAGGGCCGCAAGTCCTAAGGTAGCCACTCCTAAACCAGCAACACCTAGGGCAGCAAGTCCAAAG GTAGCCACTCCTAAACCAGCAACATCTAGGGCCGCAAGTCCAAAGGTAGCCACTCCTAAACCAGCAACACCTGGGGCCGCAAGTCCAAAGGTAGCCACTCCTAAACCAGCAACACCTAGGGCAGCAAGTCCAAAGGTTGCCACTCCTAAGCCAGCAACACCTAGGGCAGAAAGTCCAAAGGTAGCCACTCCTAAACCAGCAACATACAGGGCCGCGAGTCCAAAAGTAGCCACTCCTAAGCCAGCAACACCTAAGGCAGCAAGTCCAAAGGTAGCCACTCCTGATCCAGCCACCCCAAAACCAGCAAGTACAAATGTGGCTTCTCCGAAACCAGCAACACCCAGGGCGGCGAGTCCAAAGGTTGCCACTCCTAAACCTGCAACACCTAAGGCAGCAAGTCCAAAGAAGACACCTAAATCCACAACACCATTGGCGTGGACAACTACTCCAAAG GTCATCTTTGATACAAATAACAGTGCTGGCAAGAAAACTAAAG ACACACCCAAGGCCAAGAATCCTGTCACCCCAAAAAGCAGTAGTAAAAAGAGGCCAGCAGATGACCAAGGCAGTGCTGTTGCACCATCAGCTAAGCGAAAACGCGTGTCATTTGGTCCAAAACTGAGCCCAGAGTTGTTTGTTAAAAAGCTGCCCCCCTCAACCCCTGTGCGCCGTGGGGCTCTGCCCCCCAGGGTTGTCGAATTGCCAAAACCTTCATCATCACCTTTGCTGAAAAGACGCTCACTTGCTGCACCGCAGAAGTCGCCTATCCGGGAGGAATCACCTGCAAAGAAGTCTTCTCCAAAAAGTGCAAAGAAGACTTTGGCAACTGTTCCTGGTACTCCGGATGCTCCATCCACCTCAGTTTCTACAGCTCCTGCAGAGAAATCACCCAAGGGACGATCACCTTCACCCAAGAAACCAGCTGGAAGGAGTCGATCTGTTTCTCCTGCTAAGAAGAGCCAGTCTCCATCTTCCAAGGGCAGAAGATCCACCCCGCTTGCAGCTGTATCTAAATCTGATACTCCAGTAGCTGTTGTTGCCCCTTTGCCATCTACACCTACTACAAAGGAGCAATCCCCTAAGAAATCTCCCAAAAATACAACTCCCAGCCAGCAGAGAAGTCGCTCCGTCTCTCCGAGTAAGAGATCTCCTAAAAGTTCGAGCCCTAGAAGTCATTCAGCTTCACCAGCCCAGTCTCCTAAGAGTTCTAAGAAGACACAGCTTCACCAAGCAGTTGTTAATCCCGTTGCTGAGGTTGCAAGACCACCTTCACCAAGAAAGTCTACATCACCCTTCAAGAAGGCTTCCTCAGAGACCCCTAAATCTCAGCCCAAGCTGTCATCACCTAAAACTTTGCCATCGAAAGCTTCATCAAAAGCAGCTTCACCTAAGCGTGCAAGGTCTCTGTCATCTTCAACAAAATCTACACCAAAGTCTGGACGCAAATCATCCCCAGTCAAATCAGCTAAAAAGTTGGCTAAGAAGAGTTCTAGAAAGTCTGCTGGTGATGCCAATCTGAAGGGCTTGAAAAGACTAATGAAGACACCCAAAAACAAAACtaataacaatataaatgagAGTTTTACTGGTTTAGCGGATATGTTGCTGCAAAGCACACCAATCATTTCAACACCAGCATCTGCTAGGTCAAAGGCAAGACCTGCTTCACCAGTGAATACAGTTGTTGAATCTGCTGCAGTTCCAGCTGTTGAATCTGCTTCAGTTCTTAAAGCAGTAAAGACCCCCAAATCCATCAAGAAATCAACACCCAAGTCAGCCACACTTAAGTCAATAAAAAAGACCCCAAGAATGGAAAAGAATCTTAAGCGCAAGAGGTCTTCCCCAGGCATGATCGTGACTGTTGCAGTAAAGAGAATGAAAATTGGTTCTCCTACCCCAACAAAGACGCTATCCCCTCCAGTGTCACTCAAGAAAGCAGTCGCTTTGAG GGCTATCCATGGTAAGAAAGCCACACCTAAACTCCCAAAGAAGACATGGGCTGATATTGTGAAAAAGCCTGCAGCAGTTAAAACTACTCCCCCAAAACAACAGCAGTCTGGACCTTTGGTGACAGCAGAAGGGAAAAATAGAACACCCCCAACTGTTGTTCGAAAG GCTTTTCCTAAAACGCCCAGAACCAAAGCTGCCTTGCTGGCTCCTTCGACTGGTCATATTGAGTCCCCAGTCACTATTATCATTGGTAAGAAGAATCGCCTGGTGTCCAAGACCCCTCTTCGATTGCCAAAGAAGGGAAGAAAGAGTATGATTAAG AAGGACAAGAAGAAGTCAATGGGCAGGATGAGTCTTGGTGGTGTTGCAGATCTTTTCACAACTCCACCTCAGAAGTCGCCAGTGTCTTCCCTCTCCACGCCAGCATCCAATGTTGGTACGCCTGACTCAGTGCTGTACGCAGATATACCAGACACTCCTAATGGCCCTGGTGAAATGTTTGTGTCTCCTCTGTCAGTTGGCAAGAAGTCAGCCAGGAAAAGTGTGAACTTGGTTGGAGTGAAAGAGCTCTTTAAGGGAAAGACTCCAGCGAAATCACCTTCAACCCCATCTGGCTTGAAGAGAATGCTTGCCTCCCCCAAGCCAACAGCAAGTCCGGCTAGTCCATCAGGGGTAGCAAGGTTGTTTGCCACACCTGTGAGCAAACCTAAG GCCTCTCCTGCCAAATCGTCAAGCAAGAAGTTGACTGCAAGGAAGGCTGTGACAAATCCTAAAACAGTGTCACCTCTCTCAGCTAG AGGTAAGAAGCGTGCTTTGTCCCCGGCTGATTTTCCACTCAGTAAGAAGCCGAAGCTATCCGGAGATGTGAGAGCTGCTGTTGTCGAGTCTCCTGTACCAGCTACACCCAAACCAGCAAG GGGAACACGGAATGGTGGGCTTAAAAAGCTGAAGACTCCAGTCAAGACGCTGAAACGTACTCCTAAATCCAAGGCAGTGGTTAAGGAAGTGAAATCAGCCTCCCCAGCCAAAAAGGGCCGATCTACAAGGGCTGGACTTAAGGCAGACACTCCAGCGAAATCTGCCACACAAGTGAAAGAGGCTGCTGTCACAG TTGAAGCCAGTCCAGCAAAGAAAGGAAGGCGAGGGAAGCCAGCAACTCCAGCCAAGAAAACTCCAGTCAAGAAGGCAGCTGCAGCTGAAAAGGCATCTGTGGTAGTTGTAGATGTACCGACTCCAGTAGAAGAGAAAG TTGCAGCCAGTCCTGCAAAGAAAGGAAGGGCTACAAGGCGAGGAAAGCCAGCTTCTCCAGCTAAGAAAACACCAGTAAAGAAGACACCAGTTAAGAAAACACCAGTAAAGAAGACAGCTGTAGCTAAGAAGACACCAGAAGCCATATCAGCACCTGCAACAGAAGTTAGTGTACCAGCACCTGTACAAGAAGAGAAAG TTGCAGCCAGTCCTGTAAAGAAAGGAAGGGCTACAAGGCGAGGAAAGCCAGCTACTCCAGTTAAGAAAACACCAGTAAAGAAGACGCCAGTTAAGAAAACACCTGTAAAGAAGACGCCTGTTAAGAAGACAGCTGTAGCTAAGAAGGCACCAGAAGCCATATCGGCACCTGCACCAGAAGTTAATGTGCCAGCACCTGTACAAGAAGAAAAAG TTGCCACCCCAGTAATAGCCAAGCTCACAGGCGGTCGCCGTGCCAAGGTGGTTGTTAGTCCACTTAAGAAAAGCACAAAATCTGCCAAGAAATCCCCCACTCCTGCCAAGAGGGGTAGAGCTGCAACGGCTGCTGTCCCTTTACTGGAAACAGCTGCTGAACAAGTCACAACAGTGCAACAATCGGCACCAACTATGGAGAAAG TTTCTACCCCAGCTAAGGCGTCTCCAGTAAAGAAGGGCCGTTCAACACGCCGTGGTAAGGCTGCAAGTCCAGTCAAAAAGACCCCTGTCAAGAAGGCACAAGCAACAAAGGCTGCACCTAAACCTGTTACTCCTGTTGTGCAACAAGAAGCTATTAAAG TGAATTCCCCAGTTAAGTCCTCTCCAGTAAAGCAGGGCCGTACAACAAGACGAGGAAAGGCTGCAAGCCCAGTCAAGAAGACACCTGTCAAGAAGGGACAAGTAACAAAGGCTGCACCTAAAACTGCTACACCTGTTAAAGAACAAGAAGTTATTAAAG TTGCTACCCCAGCCAAGGCCACCCCAGCCAAGAAGGGACGTGCAACAAGGGCTGCACCTAAGCCTGCTACTCTTGTTGTTGAAG CACCTACTGTAGAGAATACCAGCCAGAAACGGAAAGCAGAAGTTGTGGACACTGTTCCTGCTAAAAAGGGCAAAGCAGCATCTGCAGAAACTTTTGTGACAGCAACAG aGCCTACTGTTGTGGTCTCTCCTGCAAAGAAGGGGCGAGCAGCGACAAGGCGTGGAAAGGCAGCTAGTCCTGCAAAAAAGGGGAGTTCTACAAAAATTGCCCCAGTAGTTGCAGCACTTGTGGCTGAACCAGAGCCTGTCATAG TGACCGTGGTAAAAGCAAAGCCAGGAAAGAGAAAGGCTGCTGAACCAGGGGTAGCAGCATCTCCGAAGAAAGTTAAAGCAGCACCTCAGCCATCTGTTAAAGCTG ATTCGCCAGTGAAAGCCAAGCGTTCAACCAAAGGTAAAGAAGCTACCCCTAAAGTGAAGAAAGAGAAGCTGGCTGTCAAGAAAGCAACTCCTGCTAAACGCGTCACAAGGGCAAGAAGATAA